The window CGGGGATCTCGGCCATCGGAACCCACTCGAGGCGATCGGCCTCAACCTCCCCCTCCGGCTTGCCGACCAGCTCGGCCCCGCGCATCAGGAACAGGATGTGCTCGGAGTCGACCATGCCGGCCATTGGCTGATAGCTCACCAGGTGTTCGACCTGCTTGGGCCGATACCCGGTCTCTTCCTCGACTTCCCGGGCGGCCGTGGCCATTGGGTCCTCTCCGGCCTCGACCAGCCCACCGGGGAGCTCCCAGCCCCACCGGTCGAACACGAACCGATGCCGCCACATC is drawn from Nonomuraea muscovyensis and contains these coding sequences:
- a CDS encoding NUDIX hydrolase translates to MADVEIPGGERFEHHVVHLDRAAIAVVVDEQDRVLLMWRHRFVFDRWGWELPGGLVEAGEDPMATAAREVEEETGYRPKQVEHLVSYQPMAGMVDSEHILFLMRGAELVGKPEGEVEADRLEWVPMAEIPDMIARGDIWTSGTLIGLLQAQQRLNGQGRG